The proteins below come from a single Beutenbergia cavernae DSM 12333 genomic window:
- a CDS encoding LuxR C-terminal-related transcriptional regulator, translating to MADADLALLGLDERTGLIYRAILTRNTASPDDLARAHGEPVDVVRDGLERLRSLGLVHGLAREDAYTAVDPRRSLRALADAKEEELLRLRQATQPLARTFDAGMTVSETGGESTIVVRGSDAVAAWFTRLQQEADAEILSFDRPPYALATANPVEPEVLRRGVRWRALYVAESFTHPGAWEDARRQVANGEEARITAELPTKLAVSDRRTAMVLTSLDVDAFEAVITTAPALVEALCALFERYWAGAVDLPAGAGTVPAPRPETGPTSDERAILAMMAAGATDALAARRLGISPRTLRRRTQALFARLGAANRFQAAVAATRRGWI from the coding sequence ATGGCCGACGCCGATCTCGCTCTCCTGGGTCTCGACGAACGGACCGGGCTGATCTACCGGGCGATCCTCACGCGGAACACCGCCAGCCCGGACGACCTGGCGCGGGCGCACGGCGAGCCGGTCGACGTCGTCCGCGACGGCCTCGAACGGCTGCGCAGCCTCGGGCTCGTGCACGGCCTGGCCCGCGAGGACGCGTACACCGCCGTGGACCCGCGGCGTTCCCTGCGTGCTCTCGCGGACGCCAAGGAGGAGGAGCTGCTCCGGCTGCGACAGGCCACCCAGCCGCTCGCGCGGACGTTCGACGCCGGGATGACGGTGTCCGAGACGGGCGGCGAGTCGACGATCGTGGTGCGCGGGTCGGACGCCGTCGCCGCGTGGTTCACGCGGCTCCAGCAGGAGGCGGACGCCGAGATCCTCTCGTTCGACAGGCCGCCGTACGCGCTGGCGACGGCGAACCCGGTGGAGCCGGAGGTGCTGCGCCGCGGGGTGCGGTGGCGGGCGCTGTACGTCGCCGAGAGCTTCACGCACCCGGGCGCCTGGGAGGACGCGCGTCGCCAGGTCGCGAACGGCGAGGAGGCGCGGATCACCGCGGAGCTCCCGACGAAGCTGGCGGTCAGCGACCGGCGCACGGCGATGGTGCTCACGTCGCTCGACGTCGACGCGTTCGAGGCCGTCATCACGACGGCGCCGGCACTCGTCGAGGCCCTGTGCGCCCTGTTCGAGCGCTACTGGGCGGGCGCCGTCGACCTGCCCGCGGGAGCCGGAACGGTGCCGGCGCCGCGCCCCGAGACCGGGCCGACCAGTGACGAGCGGGCCATCCTGGCCATGATGGCGGCGGGCGCCACCGACGCTCTGGCCGCCCGCCGGCTCGGGATCTCGCCGCGCACGCTGCGCCGTCGGACGCAGGCGCTGTTCGCCCGACTCGGCGCCGCCAACCGCTTCCAGGCCGCCGTCGCCGCGACGCGGCGGGGCTGGATCTAG
- a CDS encoding TetR family transcriptional regulator, translating into MAEQRAQGRHAGLTKQQVVDAAVRLADSDGAAALSMRKVARELGVEAMTLYHHVPNKQALEDAIVEHVLDEALESVSASGPWERVVSDYGSALHDGLQRHPGAAALFASRPAITERTMDQVEALLEVLHDAGFTPRDALLVVYAVAGAVIGHHASGRAADDAAAPSTDVGVAGGRPLFSAAAADGPVDTQERLAFTLRALVDGLRVRLAAL; encoded by the coding sequence GTGGCCGAGCAGCGCGCGCAGGGCAGGCACGCGGGGTTGACCAAGCAGCAGGTCGTGGACGCGGCGGTCCGGCTCGCGGACTCCGACGGCGCAGCGGCACTGTCGATGCGCAAGGTGGCGCGCGAGCTGGGCGTCGAGGCGATGACGCTGTACCACCACGTGCCGAACAAGCAGGCGCTCGAGGACGCGATCGTCGAGCACGTCCTCGACGAGGCGCTCGAGTCGGTGTCGGCCTCGGGGCCCTGGGAAAGGGTCGTCTCCGACTACGGGTCGGCACTTCACGACGGCCTGCAGCGCCATCCCGGCGCGGCCGCCCTTTTCGCCTCCCGTCCCGCGATCACCGAGCGGACCATGGACCAGGTCGAGGCTCTGCTCGAGGTGCTCCACGACGCGGGGTTCACGCCGCGCGACGCACTGCTCGTCGTCTACGCCGTCGCTGGGGCGGTGATCGGGCACCACGCCTCCGGGCGTGCGGCCGATGACGCCGCGGCGCCGTCCACCGACGTCGGCGTCGCCGGGGGCCGGCCGCTGTTCTCGGCAGCGGCGGCGGACGGCCCGGTGGACACCCAGGAACGACTCGCCTTCACGCTCCGCGCGCTGGTCGATGGGCTCCGGGTGAGGCTCGCCGCGCTCTAG
- a CDS encoding phosphotransferase family protein, giving the protein MDLSHLGAPIGPRTRIHGGAANRMYRLDTDQGSFAVKELNVVDRRWPYRARDVFRLEQAAFAAGIPMPEPIAADDSTLVHRWVEGEKVPEEPVSVPYAFEIGELLARLHALDVDWADEPPEEPTPRDWPELAERAAATGQPWAGELASQVETFLAIAQLVDTCERPGPIVLTHKDVQPFNLLACDGRPVLLDWELSGMLDLSGELGSTALRLAQGTGFDSIQPDVFRAVLDGYVAGGGALPPPGPSWFVYMIAGWLGHTRWNIHRCLAGVEVSTGPDLALSQESVRDGLRGLPDMFGRLPQLEALLA; this is encoded by the coding sequence ATGGATCTCTCGCATCTCGGTGCGCCGATCGGGCCGAGGACGCGCATCCACGGCGGCGCCGCCAACCGCATGTACCGGCTCGACACGGACCAGGGCTCGTTCGCCGTGAAGGAGCTCAACGTCGTCGACCGCCGCTGGCCCTACCGCGCCCGGGACGTGTTCCGGCTCGAGCAGGCGGCCTTCGCCGCCGGCATCCCGATGCCCGAGCCGATCGCGGCCGACGACAGCACGCTCGTCCACCGCTGGGTCGAGGGGGAGAAGGTGCCCGAGGAGCCGGTGTCCGTGCCGTACGCGTTCGAGATCGGCGAGCTCCTCGCACGCCTCCACGCGCTCGACGTCGATTGGGCGGACGAGCCGCCGGAGGAGCCGACGCCGCGGGACTGGCCCGAGCTCGCCGAGCGGGCGGCGGCCACGGGGCAGCCGTGGGCCGGCGAGCTCGCGTCGCAGGTCGAGACGTTCCTCGCGATCGCGCAGCTCGTCGACACGTGCGAACGGCCGGGGCCGATCGTGCTGACCCACAAGGACGTCCAGCCGTTCAACCTGCTGGCCTGCGACGGCCGGCCGGTGCTGCTCGACTGGGAGCTGTCGGGGATGCTCGACCTGTCCGGTGAGCTCGGCTCGACGGCGCTGAGGCTCGCGCAGGGGACGGGGTTCGACTCCATCCAGCCCGACGTCTTCCGCGCGGTGCTCGACGGCTACGTCGCAGGCGGGGGAGCGCTGCCACCACCCGGTCCGAGCTGGTTCGTGTACATGATCGCCGGCTGGCTCGGGCACACCAGGTGGAACATCCACCGCTGCCTCGCGGGTGTGGAGGTGAGCACCGGCCCCGACCTCGCGCTGTCGCAGGAGTCGGTGCGCGACGGTCTGCGCGGCCTTCCGGACATGTTCGGGCGGCTTCCGCAGCTCGAGGCGCTGCTCGCGTGA
- a CDS encoding S8 family serine peptidase — protein sequence MPRRSSLLSAPLPTPAVRARRRAALATVAALALAGFSAPALAVPSTDGAGGADGVDASRVRVIVELAAEPALAQLGEQRTAAGRHATDAAFAADYAAARDALLAAQDGVVAAAADAGVTMDVVHRLTGVLDAVVADVPADAVDTLGDLPGVARVTPDETVHAATDASVPAIGAPEVWEQTGPDGTTLRGTGVTVAVIDSGVDYTLPDLGGGFGEGFRVVDGYDLVDGDTDPQDLNGHGTHVAGVVAGSGAESVTGVAPDATLTAYRVLDARGSGSLADVVAGIEAAVDPLGDHPADVVNLSLAGPGDGTDPLGRAASAAAASGVVVVAAAGNAGPSEGTVTSPASAEGVLAVGAHATGLVEARLELLAPIGRTLDTWRVPVSGNAPDVPIEAPFVDVGDGTEADYERVGDVTGAVVVYRGGTPRAIPDLTSRDIALARLAQEHGALAALAYEPGLTGTDAGAPPQRADVIDGPPALLADVPADAIRVEGLVVLGTTNAEVQALLDAIRDDEVKARLSPVDVTGEIAEFSARGPGTGKSVGPDLTAPGVEIRSLVPAEFGIEGDAWRFSGTSQAAPHAAGAAALVRQARPDAGQAEVRAALVSSAVPHDGSSPLAGGSGALDVAAAVRASVAAEPSVLDFGLADTDGPTDAAGTVTLTNAGAEAVTAQLSVAPSEDSRGEAGVTPSSVEIPAGGSVDVSLDVAVEDAPVAAEVSGRLVAELSTGDVVRVPFAQLVRPLTVRGSPDPAAGSTRVVVQSSVALDAAPDVDVTAPSGTRSTVATEPIAGRPGWYAATVALDELGEHSLAVSGDSDGATQHGGGTVASIEAAGSGPWAPLGRNASAARLATSSAAPGTAMMTLDAVATPFVTTDHGETWTRVRDVPIAGGDGFAVADPDDGEAFWYAVNGMFGKGLLDPTYQGMVLRTEDLGRSWRILPFPDVHIEEFVTSGDTLVAVVADGVLRSVDGGETWHHTRVAWGETIYGATVAGTDLLVQMRTAVLRVPGAGEPGGTPGDVERALAPDGDTFVGLTADGATAWAVTRSGDVWRSGDGGVTWEVVGRTDLGYASAMRLVDGVLHLTGLGGTASSADGGATWTETPFPVRGPLAADIDAWPDVPGSLLLSLRNAGVYSSSDGGSTYDDRLGVPALTVEDLEVARGPDGADVLWVGDTHGLATLELDDATLVDPDPEWGATGAEGRLGVTIRDVEPVGRDEVWRLRIDGNRIGHVEHSVDRGETFTEVRMPMVSMGDLAASPSASGTLALAYAAGDDRGVLVTSDAWATYDVVPVPGTVHDMTFDPFAPDVLWVASTAGLYRVSGSEHAVERLLEEPVASVHLAADPDSTRPGSATVVVGGFGLWRSDDGGATFTAATTPSGSGAIRALTSAVVHGRTVLVAGSAASTQDGLVVSGRGVLLSTDGGATWSSASGGLTVTSVLSLAASRDGRWLFAGTQEGGVYRAELADLLDGTQG from the coding sequence ATGCCTCGACGTTCCTCGCTCCTCAGCGCGCCCCTCCCGACCCCCGCCGTTCGGGCACGGCGCCGGGCAGCGCTGGCCACCGTCGCGGCGCTCGCGCTCGCCGGGTTCTCGGCCCCGGCGCTCGCGGTTCCTTCGACCGACGGCGCTGGCGGAGCCGACGGCGTCGACGCGTCCCGCGTGCGGGTCATCGTCGAGCTCGCCGCCGAGCCGGCCCTGGCGCAGCTGGGCGAGCAGCGGACGGCCGCCGGGCGCCACGCCACGGACGCCGCGTTCGCCGCCGACTACGCGGCCGCACGGGACGCGCTCCTGGCCGCCCAGGACGGCGTCGTCGCCGCAGCCGCCGACGCCGGCGTGACGATGGACGTCGTCCACCGCCTCACCGGCGTGCTCGACGCCGTCGTGGCCGACGTGCCGGCGGACGCCGTCGACACGCTGGGCGACCTGCCCGGCGTCGCCCGCGTCACCCCGGACGAGACGGTGCACGCCGCCACCGACGCGAGCGTCCCGGCGATCGGGGCGCCGGAGGTGTGGGAGCAGACGGGGCCCGACGGGACGACGCTGCGCGGCACGGGCGTCACGGTCGCCGTCATCGACTCCGGCGTCGACTACACGCTGCCCGACCTCGGCGGCGGGTTCGGTGAGGGCTTCCGCGTGGTCGACGGCTACGACCTCGTGGACGGCGACACCGACCCGCAGGACCTCAACGGTCACGGCACGCACGTGGCGGGGGTCGTCGCCGGCTCCGGGGCGGAGTCGGTGACGGGAGTGGCACCCGACGCGACCCTCACGGCGTACCGCGTCCTGGACGCCCGAGGCTCCGGCTCGCTGGCCGACGTCGTCGCGGGGATCGAGGCCGCCGTCGACCCGCTCGGCGACCACCCGGCCGACGTCGTCAACCTCAGCCTCGCCGGGCCCGGGGACGGGACGGACCCGCTCGGGCGCGCGGCGAGCGCTGCGGCGGCCTCCGGCGTCGTCGTGGTCGCGGCCGCCGGGAACGCCGGGCCGTCCGAGGGCACCGTGACGTCACCCGCGTCCGCCGAGGGGGTGCTCGCCGTCGGCGCCCACGCGACGGGCCTCGTCGAGGCCCGGCTCGAGCTCCTGGCGCCGATCGGGCGGACGCTGGACACCTGGCGGGTCCCGGTGTCGGGCAACGCCCCGGACGTGCCGATCGAGGCGCCGTTCGTCGACGTCGGCGACGGCACCGAGGCGGACTACGAGCGCGTCGGTGACGTGACGGGCGCCGTCGTCGTCTACCGCGGCGGCACGCCGCGCGCCATCCCCGACCTCACGTCCCGGGACATCGCGCTGGCGCGGCTCGCCCAGGAGCACGGCGCGCTCGCGGCCCTGGCGTACGAGCCCGGGCTCACCGGGACCGACGCCGGGGCGCCGCCGCAGCGTGCCGACGTGATCGACGGGCCGCCGGCCCTGCTGGCCGACGTGCCGGCCGACGCGATCCGGGTCGAGGGCCTCGTGGTGCTCGGCACCACCAACGCCGAGGTCCAGGCGCTCCTGGACGCGATCCGGGACGACGAGGTCAAGGCGCGGCTCAGCCCGGTCGACGTCACCGGAGAGATCGCCGAGTTCAGCGCCCGCGGGCCTGGCACCGGCAAGAGCGTGGGTCCCGACCTGACGGCGCCCGGCGTCGAGATCCGCTCGCTCGTGCCCGCGGAGTTCGGCATCGAGGGAGACGCCTGGCGGTTCTCGGGGACGTCCCAGGCGGCGCCGCACGCCGCGGGGGCGGCGGCGCTGGTGCGGCAGGCCCGACCCGACGCCGGGCAGGCGGAGGTGCGTGCGGCGCTCGTGTCGAGCGCCGTGCCGCACGACGGCTCCTCGCCGCTCGCGGGCGGTTCCGGTGCGCTCGACGTCGCCGCCGCCGTCCGGGCTTCGGTCGCAGCCGAGCCGTCCGTCCTGGACTTCGGTCTGGCGGACACGGACGGCCCGACGGACGCCGCCGGCACCGTCACGCTCACGAACGCCGGCGCGGAGGCGGTGACGGCGCAGCTCTCCGTGGCCCCGTCGGAGGACAGTCGCGGGGAGGCCGGGGTGACGCCGTCGTCGGTCGAGATCCCCGCCGGCGGGAGCGTCGATGTCTCGCTCGACGTCGCCGTCGAGGACGCGCCCGTCGCGGCGGAGGTCTCCGGGCGCCTCGTCGCGGAGCTCTCGACCGGCGACGTCGTGCGCGTGCCGTTCGCCCAGCTCGTCCGACCGCTCACGGTCCGCGGGTCCCCGGACCCCGCGGCGGGCTCGACGCGCGTCGTCGTCCAGTCGTCCGTCGCGCTGGACGCCGCACCCGACGTGGACGTCACGGCCCCGTCGGGCACGAGGTCGACCGTCGCCACCGAGCCGATCGCCGGCCGACCGGGCTGGTACGCGGCGACGGTGGCGCTCGACGAGCTGGGCGAGCACAGCCTGGCGGTCAGCGGCGACTCGGACGGCGCCACGCAGCACGGCGGCGGGACCGTCGCGTCGATCGAGGCTGCCGGGTCCGGGCCGTGGGCTCCGCTCGGCCGGAACGCCTCAGCGGCCCGGCTGGCGACGTCGTCGGCCGCGCCCGGCACGGCGATGATGACGCTCGACGCCGTCGCCACGCCGTTCGTCACCACCGACCATGGCGAGACGTGGACGCGCGTGCGGGACGTGCCGATCGCCGGCGGTGACGGGTTCGCCGTCGCGGACCCCGACGACGGCGAGGCGTTCTGGTACGCCGTCAACGGCATGTTCGGCAAGGGTCTGCTCGACCCCACGTACCAGGGCATGGTGCTGCGGACCGAGGACCTGGGGCGGTCGTGGCGGATCCTGCCCTTCCCGGACGTGCACATCGAGGAGTTCGTGACGTCCGGGGACACGCTCGTGGCGGTCGTGGCCGACGGCGTCCTCCGCAGCGTCGACGGCGGGGAGACGTGGCACCACACGAGGGTGGCGTGGGGGGAGACGATCTACGGCGCCACCGTGGCCGGCACCGACCTCCTCGTCCAGATGCGGACGGCGGTGCTCCGCGTGCCGGGGGCGGGGGAACCGGGCGGGACCCCCGGCGACGTCGAGCGCGCGCTCGCCCCGGACGGCGACACGTTCGTCGGTCTGACGGCCGACGGCGCCACCGCCTGGGCCGTCACGCGTTCGGGGGACGTGTGGCGGTCCGGGGACGGCGGGGTGACCTGGGAGGTGGTCGGGCGGACGGACCTCGGCTACGCCTCGGCGATGCGGCTCGTCGACGGCGTGCTGCACCTCACCGGGCTCGGCGGGACGGCGTCGAGCGCCGACGGCGGCGCGACCTGGACCGAGACGCCGTTCCCGGTCCGGGGGCCGCTCGCCGCGGACATCGACGCGTGGCCGGACGTCCCGGGCTCCCTCCTGCTCTCGCTCCGGAACGCCGGCGTCTACTCGAGCTCGGACGGCGGCAGCACGTACGACGATCGGCTCGGCGTGCCGGCGCTCACGGTGGAGGACCTCGAGGTGGCCCGGGGCCCGGACGGCGCGGACGTGCTGTGGGTCGGGGACACCCACGGGCTCGCGACGTTGGAGCTGGACGACGCCACGCTCGTCGACCCGGACCCCGAGTGGGGCGCGACGGGCGCCGAGGGACGCCTGGGCGTCACGATCCGGGACGTGGAGCCGGTCGGACGGGACGAGGTCTGGCGCCTGCGCATCGACGGGAACCGGATCGGCCACGTGGAGCACTCCGTGGATCGCGGCGAGACGTTCACCGAGGTGCGCATGCCGATGGTGTCGATGGGCGACCTGGCCGCGTCGCCGAGCGCGTCCGGCACGCTCGCGCTCGCGTATGCCGCGGGCGACGACCGCGGCGTGCTGGTGACGTCGGACGCCTGGGCGACCTACGACGTCGTCCCGGTGCCCGGCACCGTGCACGACATGACGTTCGACCCGTTCGCCCCGGACGTGCTGTGGGTGGCGTCGACGGCCGGGCTGTACCGGGTGTCGGGTTCCGAGCACGCGGTGGAGCGGCTGCTCGAGGAGCCTGTCGCGTCCGTGCACCTCGCCGCCGACCCCGACTCGACGCGGCCGGGGAGCGCGACGGTCGTCGTGGGCGGGTTCGGGCTGTGGCGCAGCGACGACGGCGGTGCGACGTTCACCGCCGCGACGACGCCGTCGGGTTCGGGCGCGATCCGTGCGCTCACGTCCGCGGTCGTGCACGGGCGGACGGTGCTCGTGGCCGGCTCGGCGGCCTCGACGCAGGACGGGCTCGTGGTCAGCGGCCGCGGGGTCCTGCTCAGCACGGACGGCGGTGCGACGTGGTCCAGCGCGTCGGGCGGCCTGACGGTGACGTCGGTGCTCTCGCTGGCGGCGAGCCGGGACGGCCGGTGGCTGTTCGCCGGCACCCAGGAAGGTGGCGTCTACCGGGCGGAGCTCGCGGACCTGCTCGACGGGACCCAGGGCTGA
- a CDS encoding sensor histidine kinase, which yields MLEALNRRLAAVGVRTPTGRDALLGAALAVATVAAFLLVLRMIGGELGASFEPAVELATIPAWARVTACLVLAAQAMALTLRRRAPLLCLLLTLVGQLALVPLLPPLVSFQAPAGLVAAYSLGAYSRRPVALWGAAGVAVVQVLLGYVLAGARATEAEVSVASQLWGGLVSALVTYLGAALVGAYVGTRRELLAQLRERVTHAEREREALAARAVLEERGRIARELHDVAAHHLSGIVVQATAADRLLDREPERVRESLASIRAQGRETLENLRGVVGLLRGADTAEDAPQPTLADADELLDVARDSGSAVTVATAGTAWPLGPTAELTVYRVLQESLSNVRRHAPGAAIDVRHSYTADAYVVTVRNALSLRGTTASVESGGRGLVGMAERAALVGGDLEAGAGRDGAWTVRLTVPRAGTRTVPGVAP from the coding sequence GTGCTCGAGGCGCTGAACCGCCGGCTCGCCGCCGTCGGCGTCCGCACGCCGACCGGCCGGGACGCGCTGCTCGGCGCCGCCCTGGCCGTGGCGACGGTGGCGGCGTTCCTCCTCGTCCTGCGCATGATCGGCGGCGAGCTCGGCGCATCGTTCGAGCCGGCGGTGGAGCTCGCGACGATCCCGGCGTGGGCGCGGGTGACCGCCTGCCTGGTGCTCGCCGCGCAGGCGATGGCACTGACGCTGCGCCGTCGGGCACCCCTGCTGTGCCTGTTGCTCACGCTGGTCGGGCAGCTCGCGCTGGTGCCCCTGCTGCCCCCGCTCGTCTCGTTCCAGGCGCCGGCCGGCCTCGTCGCGGCGTACTCGCTCGGCGCGTACTCCCGGCGGCCCGTCGCGCTGTGGGGGGCGGCCGGGGTCGCCGTCGTCCAGGTGCTGCTCGGTTACGTGCTCGCGGGGGCGCGGGCGACCGAGGCCGAGGTGTCGGTCGCGTCGCAGCTGTGGGGTGGCCTCGTCTCCGCGCTGGTGACCTACCTCGGTGCGGCGCTGGTCGGGGCGTACGTCGGGACCCGGCGAGAGCTCCTGGCGCAGCTGCGGGAGCGCGTGACCCACGCCGAGCGGGAGCGCGAGGCGCTCGCCGCCCGGGCGGTGCTCGAGGAGCGGGGGCGCATCGCCCGCGAGCTGCACGACGTCGCCGCGCACCACCTGTCCGGGATCGTCGTGCAGGCGACGGCGGCCGACCGGCTCCTCGACCGCGAGCCCGAGCGCGTGCGCGAGTCGCTCGCGTCGATCCGCGCGCAGGGTCGCGAGACGCTGGAGAACCTGCGCGGCGTCGTCGGTCTGCTCCGCGGCGCCGACACGGCCGAGGACGCGCCGCAGCCGACCCTGGCCGACGCCGACGAGCTCCTCGACGTCGCCCGCGACAGCGGGAGCGCCGTCACCGTCGCGACGGCGGGGACCGCGTGGCCCCTCGGCCCCACCGCGGAGCTGACGGTGTACCGGGTGCTGCAGGAGTCGCTGTCGAACGTCCGCCGGCACGCGCCCGGTGCGGCGATCGACGTCCGGCACTCCTACACCGCCGACGCGTACGTCGTCACGGTGCGCAACGCGCTCTCGCTGCGGGGGACGACGGCGTCCGTGGAGTCGGGCGGACGCGGCCTCGTGGGCATGGCGGAGCGCGCGGCGCTGGTCGGAGGCGACCTCGAGGCCGGGGCCGGCCGCGACGGCGCGTGGACGGTGCGGCTCACCGTGCCGCGGGCCGGCACCCGCACCGTGCCGGGGGTGGCGCCGTGA
- a CDS encoding response regulator transcription factor, with amino-acid sequence MTRVLLVDDQAVVRAGYAVILASEGLDVVGDAASGREAVQRARELRPDVVVMDVRMPGGDGITATRELAGPGAVDPVPVLVVSTFDLDEYVFGALEAGAGGFLLKDAEPEVLAAAVRRVAAGEGLVDSTLTRRVIDEFARRRAPRSADPDALGLLSPRELEIVELLSRGSSNAEIAAALVLEPSTVKSHLSRIMTKTATRDRVQLVVWAFTHGVVAPPTPR; translated from the coding sequence GTGACGCGCGTGCTGCTCGTCGACGACCAGGCGGTCGTGCGGGCGGGCTACGCCGTGATCCTCGCCAGCGAGGGGCTCGACGTCGTGGGTGACGCGGCGTCCGGCCGGGAGGCGGTGCAGCGCGCCCGCGAGCTGCGGCCCGACGTCGTCGTCATGGACGTGCGCATGCCGGGCGGTGACGGGATCACGGCGACGCGCGAGCTCGCCGGGCCGGGCGCCGTCGACCCCGTCCCCGTGCTCGTGGTGAGCACGTTCGACCTCGACGAGTACGTGTTCGGCGCCCTCGAGGCGGGCGCCGGCGGGTTCCTGCTCAAGGACGCGGAGCCGGAGGTGCTGGCGGCAGCCGTCCGGCGGGTCGCGGCCGGCGAAGGACTCGTCGACTCGACGCTCACGCGCCGGGTCATCGACGAGTTCGCGCGCCGCCGGGCGCCCCGGTCCGCCGACCCCGACGCGCTCGGGCTGCTCAGCCCGCGGGAGCTCGAGATCGTCGAGCTGCTGAGCCGCGGCTCCTCGAACGCGGAGATCGCGGCGGCCCTCGTGCTCGAGCCGAGCACAGTGAAGTCGCACCTGAGCCGCATCATGACGAAGACCGCGACGCGGGACCGGGTGCAGCTCGTCGTCTGGGCGTTCACGCACGGTGTCGTGGCGCCGCCCACGCCGCGCTAG
- a CDS encoding LacI family DNA-binding transcriptional regulator translates to MSAVRPTLQDVAARAGVSMKTVSNVINDFPHVKAATRERVERAIAELGYRPNLAARNVALGRSGTIALVVPQLDMPYFASLAMHVLEAAEERAWFVLIVQTRGSAEVEQRVLRGDFPQRIDGVIFSPLRVSPEEIAARSDTSPLVLLGDKPFRGIADHVAIDNVGAASLAVGHLLELGRTRVAMVGASLDDSVNLRRDGYLATMRAHGLAVEPERVVPVESNRGEAGESVMGDVLDRAAALGRPVPDAVFCSTDWLALGVIHALHRRGFRVPDDVAVVGFDDIPYGRVSSPTLTTIASSRDQIARIAVERLASRQKDAPEPLELAADYELVVRESTAGRQP, encoded by the coding sequence ATGAGTGCCGTGAGACCGACGCTGCAGGACGTCGCCGCGCGGGCGGGCGTCTCGATGAAGACGGTCTCGAACGTCATCAACGACTTCCCGCACGTGAAGGCGGCCACGCGGGAGCGCGTCGAGCGCGCGATCGCGGAGCTCGGCTACCGGCCGAACCTGGCCGCGCGGAACGTGGCGCTCGGCCGCTCCGGCACGATCGCGCTCGTCGTCCCCCAGCTCGACATGCCGTACTTCGCCTCGCTCGCCATGCACGTGCTGGAGGCCGCCGAGGAGCGCGCCTGGTTCGTGCTGATCGTGCAGACGCGCGGGTCGGCGGAGGTGGAGCAGCGAGTCCTCCGGGGGGACTTCCCGCAGCGGATCGACGGCGTGATCTTCAGCCCGCTCCGTGTCTCGCCGGAGGAGATCGCGGCACGGTCCGACACGTCCCCGCTCGTGCTGCTCGGCGACAAGCCGTTCCGAGGCATCGCCGACCACGTGGCGATCGACAACGTCGGCGCGGCGAGCCTGGCCGTCGGCCACCTCCTCGAGCTGGGGCGCACCAGGGTGGCGATGGTCGGCGCATCGCTCGACGACTCGGTCAACCTGCGGCGGGACGGCTACCTCGCGACGATGCGCGCCCACGGACTCGCCGTCGAGCCGGAGCGGGTGGTGCCCGTCGAGTCGAACCGCGGTGAGGCGGGCGAGTCGGTGATGGGCGACGTCCTCGACCGGGCCGCCGCGCTGGGCAGGCCGGTGCCGGACGCGGTCTTCTGCTCGACGGACTGGCTCGCGCTCGGCGTCATCCACGCGCTCCACCGGCGCGGCTTCCGCGTGCCGGACGACGTCGCGGTGGTCGGGTTCGACGACATCCCGTATGGCCGCGTCTCGAGCCCGACGCTGACGACGATCGCGTCGTCGCGCGACCAGATCGCCCGGATCGCCGTCGAGCGCCTCGCCAGCCGGCAGAAGGACGCGCCCGAACCGCTCGAGCTCGCCGCCGACTACGAGCTGGTCGTCCGCGAGAGCACCGCGGGACGGCAGCCGTGA
- a CDS encoding ABC transporter ATP-binding protein — translation MSAIAISGLRKSYGPVHAVDDVTFAVEPGRVVGLLGPNGAGKSTTLGVLLGLVAAHAGSATIQGRAYADLPRPSHVVGALLDAGGQHPGRTGRDHLRVLATAARLPLERVEEVLDLVGMTPAAHRRVRTYSLGMRQRLGLAAALLGRPEVLVLDEPANGLDPAGMRWLRTLLRSFADDGGAVLLASHVLAEVAQVADDVVVIGHGRVLTAGPLTDLVTDSSLEDVYLDLTAATEGVR, via the coding sequence ATGAGCGCCATCGCCATCTCGGGCCTGCGCAAGAGCTACGGCCCCGTCCACGCCGTCGACGACGTCACGTTCGCCGTCGAGCCCGGCCGCGTCGTCGGGCTGCTCGGGCCGAACGGCGCGGGCAAGAGCACGACGCTCGGCGTCCTGCTCGGCCTCGTCGCCGCCCACGCCGGCTCGGCCACGATCCAGGGCCGGGCCTACGCCGACCTGCCGCGGCCCTCGCACGTCGTCGGCGCGCTCCTCGACGCCGGCGGGCAGCACCCGGGCCGCACCGGCCGCGACCACCTGCGCGTGCTCGCCACGGCGGCGCGCCTGCCGCTCGAGCGGGTCGAGGAGGTGCTGGACCTCGTCGGCATGACCCCGGCCGCGCACCGCCGCGTGCGCACGTACTCGCTCGGCATGAGGCAGCGGCTCGGCCTGGCCGCCGCCCTCCTCGGCCGGCCCGAGGTCCTCGTGCTCGACGAGCCCGCCAACGGACTCGACCCCGCCGGCATGCGGTGGCTGCGCACGCTGCTGCGGTCGTTCGCCGACGACGGCGGTGCCGTCCTCCTGGCCAGCCACGTCCTCGCGGAGGTGGCGCAGGTGGCGGACGACGTCGTCGTCATCGGCCACGGGCGGGTCCTCACCGCCGGCCCGCTCACCGACCTCGTGACCGACAGCTCACTCGAGGACGTCTACCTCGACCTCACCGCCGCCACCGAAGGAGTCCGCTGA